In a single window of the Coffea eugenioides isolate CCC68of chromosome 3, Ceug_1.0, whole genome shotgun sequence genome:
- the LOC113764770 gene encoding uncharacterized protein LOC113764770, protein MAEAKSATVTDQIDINSIQPVKPADPRVVEIGQFVVEKFHHGKLLFIAVLGGFTWKCEGGKYYALVIENQNYEGATFIHKALVVEAPGETKLLWHKN, encoded by the exons ATGGCTGAAGCCAAATCTGCTACTGTCACTGATCAG ATCGACATCAATTCAATACAACCAGTGAAGCCGGCCGACCCTCGCGTGGTCGAGATCGGACAATTTGTAGTGGAAAAATTTCACCACGGAAAGCTGCTTTTCATCGCCGTGCTTGGCGGATTCACGTGGAAATGTGAGGGAGGCAAGTACTACGCCCTTGTCATTGAAAATCAGAATTATGAGGGCGCCACATTTATCCATAAAGCACTTGTTGTTGAGGCCCCAGGTGAAACGAAACTCCTCTGGCACAAGAATTAA